A stretch of the Actinoalloteichus fjordicus genome encodes the following:
- a CDS encoding YciI family protein, whose amino-acid sequence MRFMIIMKATEETEAGALPDEELLAEMGRYNEELVKAGIVLAGEGLHSSDKGARVRFKDGKSSVIDGPFTETKELVAGFWLIQVASKEEAVEWARRCPAPAEGEQEMEIRQVFEAEDFGEEFTPELREAEERLRAEVAAQQD is encoded by the coding sequence ATGCGATTCATGATCATCATGAAGGCGACCGAAGAGACCGAGGCCGGTGCGCTGCCGGACGAGGAGCTGCTCGCCGAGATGGGCCGCTACAACGAGGAGCTGGTCAAGGCGGGCATCGTGTTGGCTGGCGAGGGCCTGCACTCGAGTGACAAGGGCGCCCGGGTGCGCTTCAAGGACGGGAAGTCCTCGGTCATCGACGGTCCGTTCACCGAGACCAAGGAACTGGTCGCCGGCTTCTGGCTGATCCAGGTGGCGTCGAAGGAGGAGGCCGTCGAGTGGGCGCGTCGTTGCCCGGCGCCCGCCGAGGGCGAGCAGGAGATGGAGATCCGGCAGGTGTTCGAGGCCGAGGACTTCGGCGAGGAGTTCACTCCCGAGCTCCGCGAGGCCGAGGAGCGCCTGCGTGCCGAGGTCGCCGCTCAGCAGGACTGA
- a CDS encoding VOC family protein: MNLDLVAVIVSEYDSAIAFFVDVLGFELVEDTPSLTNDGRAKRWVVVRPPGAATGVLLARADGADQSAALGRQAADRVGFFLRVDDFETSYRRMLAAEVEFLTEPRTEPYGRVAVFLDIAGNRWDLLGPA, translated from the coding sequence GTGAATCTCGACTTGGTCGCCGTCATCGTCAGCGAATACGACTCGGCGATCGCGTTCTTCGTCGACGTGCTGGGGTTCGAACTCGTCGAGGACACGCCGTCGCTCACCAACGACGGACGTGCGAAGCGATGGGTCGTCGTCCGCCCGCCCGGTGCCGCGACCGGTGTGCTCCTGGCCCGTGCCGACGGCGCCGATCAGTCCGCCGCCCTCGGCCGCCAAGCAGCAGACCGGGTGGGCTTCTTCCTTCGCGTTGATGATTTCGAGACGTCCTACCGACGAATGCTGGCAGCCGAGGTCGAGTTCCTGACCGAACCCCGCACCGAGCCGTACGGTCGCGTGGCCGTGTTCCTCGACATCGCGGGCAACCGCTGGGATCTTCTCGGCCCGGCCTGA
- a CDS encoding acyl-CoA carboxylase subunit beta, which produces MSSATEPVGDLSDVEPDIHTTAGKLADLARRNHEAVHAGSARAVERQHAKGKQTARERIDMLLDPGSFVELDEHARHRSTNFGQEHNRPYGDGVVIGFGTVDERPICVFSQDVTVFGGSLGEVYGEKIVKILDLALKTGRPIVGINEGGGARIQEGVVSLGLYGEIFRRNTHASGVIPQISLIMGATAGGHVYSPALTDFVVMVDKTSHMFITGPDVIKTVTGEEVTFEELGGADTHNTRSGVAHYLGGDEEDAISYVKSLLGHLPANNLSEPPVYPPSAPAGPGSIAEQLTETDLELDTLIPDSANQPYDMHEVLSRVLDDGEFLEVHERFAPNIIVGFGRIEGQSVGVVANQPTQFAGCLDIDASEKAARFVRTCDAFNVPVLTFVDVPGFLPGTEQEWNGIIRRGAKLLYAYAEATVPLITTITRKAFGGAYDVMGSKHLGADVNLAWPTAQIAVMGAQGAANIVHRKTLAKAAADGADTDALRARLQQEYEDALCNPYVAAERGYVDSVIAPSHTRGYLARSLRLLRDKRETLPPKKHGNIPL; this is translated from the coding sequence ATGAGCAGCGCAACCGAGCCCGTCGGGGACCTGTCGGACGTCGAACCGGACATCCACACCACGGCGGGCAAGCTCGCCGACCTGGCGCGCCGGAACCACGAGGCCGTGCACGCCGGGTCCGCCCGCGCGGTGGAGCGACAACACGCCAAGGGCAAGCAGACGGCCCGCGAGCGCATCGACATGCTGCTCGATCCCGGCTCGTTCGTCGAACTCGACGAGCACGCAAGGCACCGATCCACCAACTTCGGACAGGAGCACAACCGACCCTACGGCGACGGAGTCGTCATCGGCTTCGGCACCGTCGACGAGCGCCCGATCTGTGTGTTCAGCCAGGACGTCACCGTCTTCGGCGGCTCGCTCGGCGAGGTCTACGGCGAGAAGATCGTCAAGATCCTCGACCTGGCGCTCAAGACGGGCAGGCCGATCGTCGGCATCAACGAAGGCGGCGGGGCCCGCATCCAGGAGGGCGTCGTCTCCCTCGGCCTCTACGGCGAGATCTTCCGCCGCAACACGCACGCCTCCGGCGTGATCCCGCAGATCTCGCTGATCATGGGTGCCACGGCAGGCGGCCACGTCTACTCCCCCGCCTTGACGGACTTCGTGGTGATGGTCGACAAGACCTCCCACATGTTCATCACCGGCCCGGACGTCATCAAGACGGTCACCGGAGAGGAGGTCACCTTCGAGGAGCTGGGCGGGGCCGACACCCACAACACCCGGTCCGGCGTGGCCCACTACCTCGGTGGTGACGAGGAGGACGCGATCTCCTACGTCAAGTCGCTGCTCGGGCACCTGCCCGCCAACAATCTCAGCGAGCCGCCCGTCTATCCGCCGTCGGCCCCGGCGGGACCGGGCTCGATCGCCGAGCAGCTCACCGAAACCGACCTCGAGCTCGACACGCTGATCCCGGACTCGGCGAACCAGCCGTACGACATGCATGAGGTGCTGTCGCGGGTGCTCGACGACGGCGAGTTCCTGGAGGTCCACGAGCGGTTCGCCCCCAACATCATCGTCGGCTTCGGCCGAATCGAGGGGCAGAGCGTGGGGGTGGTCGCCAACCAGCCCACCCAGTTCGCCGGTTGTCTGGACATCGACGCCAGTGAGAAGGCGGCCCGGTTCGTGCGCACCTGCGACGCGTTCAACGTGCCGGTGCTGACCTTCGTCGACGTGCCGGGATTCCTGCCGGGCACCGAGCAGGAGTGGAACGGCATCATCCGGCGCGGCGCCAAGCTGCTGTACGCCTATGCCGAGGCCACCGTCCCGCTGATCACCACGATCACCAGGAAGGCCTTCGGCGGCGCCTACGACGTGATGGGCTCCAAACACCTCGGGGCCGACGTCAACCTGGCCTGGCCGACGGCGCAGATCGCGGTGATGGGCGCCCAGGGGGCGGCGAACATCGTGCACCGCAAGACACTGGCCAAGGCCGCCGCCGACGGTGCGGACACCGACGCGCTGCGCGCTCGGCTCCAGCAGGAGTACGAGGACGCGTTGTGCAACCCGTACGTGGCGGCCGAGCGCGGCTACGTCGACTCGGTGATCGCGCCCTCGCACACGCGCGGCTACCTCGCGCGGTCGCTGCGGCTGCTGCGCGACAAGCGCGAGACGCTGCCGCCGAAGAAGCACGGCAACATTCCGCTGTGA
- a CDS encoding helix-turn-helix domain-containing protein translates to MTAVLDGHTVLPPSDDDTDANLRQLALILEEPAHQGEHAELIGPDGSRVTLPADLHGVLRDTVAALSAGLAVTIAPRHAVLTTQQAADLLHISRPTLIKLLEEEKIPYTRPGRHRRIRLADVLEYEEGTRQARRETLGELTHTASEDGTADDIDHFIRTR, encoded by the coding sequence ATGACTGCCGTACTCGACGGGCACACCGTGCTGCCGCCCTCAGACGACGACACGGACGCCAACCTCAGGCAGCTGGCCTTGATCCTTGAAGAGCCCGCCCATCAGGGTGAGCACGCCGAACTCATCGGCCCCGACGGCTCACGGGTGACGCTGCCGGCAGACCTGCACGGCGTGCTGCGCGACACGGTGGCAGCTCTCTCCGCAGGGCTGGCGGTCACCATCGCACCGCGTCATGCCGTACTGACCACACAGCAGGCTGCGGACCTCCTGCATATCTCCCGCCCCACCCTCATCAAGCTTCTCGAAGAAGAGAAGATCCCGTACACGCGTCCCGGGCGTCACCGACGCATCCGACTCGCCGACGTGCTCGAGTACGAGGAGGGCACCAGGCAGGCCCGTCGCGAGACGCTGGGCGAACTCACGCATACGGCGAGTGAGGACGGCACCGCCGACGACATCGATCACTTCATCCGAACTCGATGA
- a CDS encoding ABC transporter substrate-binding protein, protein MRKTRILACVAVAGALVAAGCAPPQFDPVVDSTADVDTSDGLVIDGERIADAELFEAAVEEGRLSLYSGYVENSEKEVIKVFEEDTGISVDLVRLVPNRLSERVLSEQGAGRLGADVVRTSDFDIATRMRDAGVFQPHRVAGYDELDDTVRYFDGDFYRVFNPLYTFAYNTALVDPADAPKSWHDLTDPRWQGELGITQVGAGGSSLTLNRFQEEELGPDFLPALAEQNPRIFDSSSAALESLARGEIPVATAVVSSVNIAASKNAPVNFVIPEEGMAAYDYFVGMTDSAVNTDAAELFLEWNLSKRGQDVFRQIGEFPARGDVEPPEILAQQLPTADSGKIVRIDPEVLIASAEGDQRRWNGLFGYLG, encoded by the coding sequence ATGAGAAAGACCAGGATTCTCGCCTGCGTCGCCGTGGCAGGCGCGCTCGTGGCCGCAGGCTGTGCCCCGCCGCAGTTCGACCCGGTGGTCGACTCCACGGCAGACGTCGACACCTCCGACGGCCTGGTCATCGACGGCGAGCGCATCGCCGACGCCGAGCTGTTCGAGGCCGCCGTCGAGGAAGGCAGGCTCTCGCTGTACAGCGGATACGTGGAGAACAGTGAGAAGGAGGTCATCAAGGTCTTCGAGGAGGACACCGGAATCTCCGTCGACCTGGTCCGGCTGGTGCCCAACCGACTCTCCGAGCGGGTGCTCAGCGAACAGGGTGCGGGCAGGCTCGGCGCCGACGTCGTCCGCACCTCGGACTTCGACATCGCCACCCGAATGCGCGACGCCGGAGTGTTCCAGCCGCATCGGGTGGCAGGCTACGACGAACTCGACGACACCGTCCGCTACTTCGACGGGGACTTCTACCGCGTCTTCAACCCGCTCTACACCTTCGCCTACAACACCGCACTCGTCGATCCGGCGGACGCGCCGAAGTCCTGGCACGACCTCACCGACCCGAGGTGGCAGGGCGAACTGGGCATCACCCAGGTCGGTGCGGGTGGCAGTTCGCTGACCTTGAACCGCTTCCAGGAGGAAGAACTGGGGCCGGACTTCCTGCCCGCGCTGGCCGAGCAGAACCCCCGGATCTTCGACTCCTCCAGCGCGGCGCTGGAGAGCCTCGCCCGAGGCGAGATCCCGGTGGCCACCGCCGTCGTCAGCAGCGTCAACATCGCCGCCAGCAAGAACGCGCCGGTGAACTTCGTCATCCCCGAGGAAGGGATGGCGGCGTACGACTACTTCGTCGGGATGACCGACTCGGCCGTCAACACCGACGCCGCCGAGCTGTTCCTGGAGTGGAACCTGTCCAAGCGTGGTCAGGACGTGTTCCGCCAGATCGGCGAGTTCCCCGCTCGCGGCGACGTCGAACCGCCGGAGATCCTCGCCCAGCAGTTGCCGACGGCAGACAGCGGCAAGATCGTGCGGATCGATCCCGAGGTGTTGATCGCCTCCGCCGAGGGGGACCAGCGGCGGTGGAACGGGTTGTTCGGGTATCTGGGTTGA
- a CDS encoding ABC transporter permease: MRTLVRRIRQGVPTGVLLVVLGILVVLPMLFIALAAFSDDVPRPGSIGLDSLSLDNFAILGSSEALGALGNSVFIAALASVLAMAIGCGLAFLAARADVPGRRFLYFVGIAPMFLPSLVGALAWSLLGSPATGFLNLVFQGIGLDVTLNIYSMPGLIMVLALYYAPYAFLLVHGALSLMNPDLEEAAFVHGGTRRRTLSWVTFPLALPAILGSGVLIFALTMENFPVAQVIGNPGQVETLPSFIYRLMNASPSRGTEAAAVAITLTAVLLIVTALQQRAVMRRKFTTVTGKGVKTKLVSLGRWRWPLFGLALVYFLLAVVLPIGALLISALQSSPYVSSLGQLTEPGALSFYMIGQLILSPDFLQSAGNSAVTAILAALLGTAVSFVVAYTVYRTNSAGRRVLEFVAMAPLAVPAIVLGLGLLWTWLVIPLPVYGTVFVLVIAFMAVFLPQGYRGVTSSILQVDRDLEDSAVLLGARRATAVSWVTLPLMRVGMVSTVLLLLMLCMRELSAALFLFTSDTRLLSILIFDNYDNGAMQGAASVSLLYCVVILIIALLAKSFGAKTVDGAR, from the coding sequence GTGAGAACGCTCGTGCGAAGAATCCGTCAAGGCGTGCCCACCGGGGTGCTCCTCGTGGTGCTCGGCATCCTCGTCGTGCTGCCCATGCTGTTCATCGCGCTCGCCGCGTTCAGCGACGACGTCCCCCGACCGGGCTCCATCGGCCTGGACTCGCTCTCCCTGGACAACTTCGCGATCCTCGGCTCCTCGGAGGCGCTGGGAGCACTGGGCAACTCGGTCTTCATCGCCGCGCTCGCCTCGGTGCTCGCCATGGCCATCGGCTGCGGACTCGCGTTCCTGGCCGCGCGGGCCGACGTGCCGGGCAGGCGGTTCCTCTACTTCGTCGGCATCGCGCCGATGTTCCTGCCGTCCCTGGTCGGCGCGTTGGCCTGGTCCCTGCTGGGCAGCCCGGCCACGGGCTTTTTGAACCTCGTGTTCCAGGGCATCGGCCTCGACGTGACGCTGAACATCTACAGCATGCCCGGCCTGATCATGGTGCTGGCGCTCTACTACGCCCCTTATGCGTTCCTGCTGGTCCACGGCGCGTTATCCCTGATGAACCCCGACCTGGAGGAGGCCGCGTTCGTCCACGGCGGCACGCGAAGGCGAACGCTGAGCTGGGTGACCTTCCCGCTGGCACTGCCCGCCATCCTCGGCTCCGGCGTGCTGATCTTCGCGCTCACGATGGAGAACTTCCCCGTCGCCCAGGTGATCGGCAATCCCGGCCAGGTCGAGACGCTGCCGAGTTTCATCTATCGGCTGATGAACGCCTCGCCCTCCCGAGGTACCGAGGCCGCCGCGGTGGCGATCACCCTAACCGCCGTCCTGCTGATCGTGACCGCACTCCAGCAGCGGGCGGTGATGCGCCGGAAGTTCACCACCGTCACCGGCAAGGGCGTCAAGACGAAGCTGGTGTCGCTCGGCCGGTGGCGTTGGCCGCTCTTCGGCCTGGCGCTGGTGTACTTCCTGCTGGCCGTGGTGCTCCCCATCGGCGCGCTGCTGATCTCCGCGCTCCAGAGTTCGCCGTACGTCTCCTCGCTCGGCCAGCTCACCGAGCCGGGGGCGCTGTCCTTCTACATGATCGGGCAGCTCATCCTCTCCCCGGACTTCCTCCAGTCGGCGGGCAACAGCGCGGTGACCGCGATCCTGGCCGCGCTGCTGGGCACGGCCGTCAGCTTCGTCGTCGCCTACACCGTCTATCGGACGAACTCCGCAGGCCGTCGAGTGCTGGAGTTCGTGGCGATGGCCCCGCTCGCGGTGCCCGCCATCGTGCTCGGCCTCGGCCTGCTGTGGACCTGGCTGGTGATCCCGCTGCCGGTCTACGGCACGGTGTTCGTCCTGGTCATCGCCTTCATGGCGGTGTTCCTGCCGCAGGGCTACCGGGGAGTGACCTCGTCGATCCTTCAGGTCGATCGTGATCTGGAGGACAGCGCGGTGCTGTTGGGCGCTCGACGGGCCACGGCCGTGTCCTGGGTGACGCTGCCGCTGATGCGCGTCGGGATGGTCTCGACGGTGCTGCTGCTGCTGATGCTGTGCATGCGGGAGCTGTCGGCGGCGTTGTTCCTGTTCACCTCCGACACCCGGCTGCTGTCGATCCTCATCTTCGACAACTACGACAACGGCGCCATGCAGGGTGCCGCCTCCGTGAGCCTGCTCTACTGCGTGGTGATCCTGATCATCGCGCTGCTGGCCAAGTCGTTCGGAGCCAAGACCGTGGATGGTGCGCGATGA
- a CDS encoding biotin--[acetyl-CoA-carboxylase] ligase has translation MAEHPERTPLDQEVLRAALLGPAGAYAALDVVPTTGSTNADVAAAAQAGAPDRVVLIAEEQTGGRGRQSRAWASPAGAGLYLSLLLRPEGVSPVHFGWLPLLAGLALTRAVRSACGVEAAMKWPNDLLVGPAERKCAGILAEAVVPVGRAGGGPASPAVVVGLGLNVDHQPDELPARPTGPQATSLRAEGAVGLDRAALAIRLLGELDTVERAWRSQGGDVVRSGQLAAYREASATLGRRVRVELAGDHSVLGTAVDVDEAGRLLVRSDSGRTEAFSAGDVVHLRAR, from the coding sequence ATGGCCGAACACCCGGAGCGCACCCCGCTTGACCAGGAAGTCCTTCGAGCGGCCCTGCTCGGGCCCGCAGGCGCCTACGCCGCGCTCGACGTGGTGCCGACCACCGGTTCGACCAACGCGGACGTGGCCGCTGCCGCGCAGGCCGGGGCGCCGGACCGCGTCGTGCTGATCGCCGAGGAGCAGACCGGCGGGCGAGGGCGGCAGAGCCGGGCCTGGGCCTCGCCCGCCGGGGCCGGGCTCTATCTCAGTCTGCTGCTGCGCCCCGAGGGCGTCTCACCCGTTCACTTCGGCTGGCTGCCGCTGCTCGCCGGGCTGGCCCTGACCCGAGCGGTGCGGTCGGCCTGCGGGGTCGAGGCGGCGATGAAGTGGCCGAACGACCTGCTGGTCGGGCCTGCGGAGCGCAAGTGCGCGGGAATCCTGGCCGAGGCGGTGGTGCCTGTCGGCCGGGCGGGTGGCGGCCCGGCGAGCCCCGCCGTGGTCGTGGGCCTCGGCCTCAATGTCGATCACCAGCCCGATGAGCTGCCTGCCAGGCCGACCGGTCCGCAGGCGACGTCGCTGCGCGCCGAGGGAGCCGTGGGCCTCGACCGGGCCGCACTTGCGATCCGGCTGCTCGGCGAGCTGGACACCGTCGAGCGTGCCTGGCGGAGCCAGGGCGGTGACGTCGTGCGGTCCGGACAGCTCGCGGCCTACCGGGAGGCGAGCGCGACGCTGGGACGCCGCGTGCGGGTGGAGTTGGCGGGGGATCACTCGGTGCTCGGCACCGCCGTCGACGTCGACGAGGCGGGCAGGCTCCTCGTCCGTTCCGATTCAGGACGGACCGAGGCCTTCTCCGCCGGTGACGTCGTGCATCTGCGCGCTCGCTGA
- a CDS encoding Xaa-Pro dipeptidyl-peptidase encodes MPTREPTRRLLALPLAGALLAGTALPAVAAEEQAATPTTVDTAFTLDGGVSAPIHSYADAIRETVWVDIGMDGDRDGISDRVAADIIRPAEPAQAGLPVPVIMDASPYYSCCGRGNESQLKTYDESGRPEGFPLFYDNYFVPRGYATVLVDLAGTNRSEGCVDVGGPSDVTSATAVVEWLNGAATGYTSPTGDEQASADWSTGAVGMIGKSYDGTIANGVAATGTPGLKTIVPIGAISSWYDYYGSDGAAFRNSPAGLARTVEQGGRPDCGHVKAELDAGAPINGDWTELWDERDHTKDAANVHASVLAVHGLGDLNVKMIHFGRWWEALAEHDVPRKVWLTQAGHVDPFDFRRAEWVDTLHRWFDRWLLEVPNGIDTEPAATIERAPDVWADEPVWPPASTTDVTLTPRVSGTDGLGHLGRHRQPPMESQHIARGAGGNQFAWAEAPDQPADDRLLFYTPPLSRDARIAGTGSVTVSVSSSLPVGHLTATLVDYGPATTRDYLGSGEGIRTLSTRSCWGESTPFDDACYRDTETTTADVDLEIFARGWADIANHSSRTDGEALEPGRSYDVTFRLSTTDHVVPAGHQLALIIGGSDSRYLRAPAGTPALTVGLRGTSIDVPLVDGQISFGPVREEPPTVREHRVPEEPTILVGGDQVRG; translated from the coding sequence ATGCCGACGAGAGAACCGACGAGACGATTACTGGCACTGCCGCTGGCCGGTGCCCTGCTGGCCGGGACGGCCCTGCCCGCCGTGGCGGCCGAGGAACAGGCGGCGACCCCGACGACCGTCGACACCGCGTTCACACTCGACGGCGGGGTGAGCGCCCCGATCCACTCCTACGCCGACGCGATCCGCGAGACCGTGTGGGTCGACATCGGCATGGACGGCGACCGCGACGGGATCTCCGACCGGGTAGCGGCCGACATCATCCGACCCGCCGAGCCGGCCCAGGCAGGCCTGCCGGTTCCGGTGATCATGGACGCCAGCCCCTATTACTCCTGCTGCGGGCGGGGCAACGAGAGCCAGCTCAAGACCTACGACGAGTCCGGCCGCCCCGAGGGCTTCCCCCTCTTCTATGACAACTACTTCGTGCCCCGTGGTTATGCGACCGTGCTGGTCGACCTCGCGGGCACCAACCGCTCCGAGGGCTGCGTCGATGTCGGCGGTCCCTCCGACGTCACCTCCGCCACCGCCGTCGTGGAATGGCTGAACGGCGCCGCCACCGGCTACACCTCGCCGACCGGGGACGAACAGGCCTCCGCCGACTGGTCCACCGGCGCGGTCGGCATGATCGGCAAGTCCTATGACGGCACCATCGCCAACGGCGTCGCGGCGACCGGGACGCCCGGTCTGAAGACGATCGTGCCGATCGGAGCGATCAGCTCCTGGTACGACTACTACGGCTCCGACGGCGCGGCGTTCCGCAACTCCCCGGCCGGCCTGGCCCGGACGGTGGAGCAGGGCGGCCGACCCGACTGCGGGCACGTCAAGGCCGAGCTGGACGCGGGCGCGCCGATCAACGGCGACTGGACCGAACTCTGGGACGAGCGCGACCACACCAAGGACGCGGCGAACGTGCACGCCAGCGTGCTCGCCGTGCACGGGCTCGGGGATCTCAACGTCAAGATGATCCACTTCGGCCGCTGGTGGGAGGCCTTGGCGGAGCATGACGTGCCGCGCAAGGTCTGGCTCACCCAGGCAGGCCACGTGGACCCCTTCGACTTCCGGCGCGCGGAGTGGGTCGACACCCTGCACCGCTGGTTCGACCGCTGGCTGCTGGAGGTGCCCAACGGCATCGACACCGAGCCCGCCGCCACCATCGAGCGAGCCCCCGACGTCTGGGCGGACGAACCGGTCTGGCCGCCCGCGTCCACCACCGACGTCACGCTGACGCCGAGGGTGAGCGGGACCGACGGGCTCGGCCACCTCGGCAGGCATCGCCAACCGCCGATGGAGAGCCAGCACATAGCGCGCGGTGCGGGCGGCAACCAGTTCGCCTGGGCCGAGGCACCCGACCAGCCCGCCGACGACCGGCTGCTCTTCTACACCCCGCCGCTGAGCCGGGACGCCCGGATCGCGGGCACCGGGTCGGTGACCGTGTCGGTGTCCTCCTCCCTGCCCGTCGGCCATCTGACGGCGACGCTGGTGGACTACGGCCCGGCCACCACCCGCGACTACCTCGGCAGCGGCGAGGGCATCCGCACCCTGTCCACCCGGTCGTGCTGGGGAGAGAGCACGCCCTTCGACGACGCCTGTTACCGCGACACCGAGACGACCACCGCCGACGTGGACCTGGAGATCTTCGCCCGAGGGTGGGCGGACATCGCCAATCACTCCTCCCGCACCGACGGCGAGGCGTTGGAGCCGGGGCGGTCCTACGACGTCACCTTTCGGCTCTCCACCACTGACCACGTGGTGCCCGCAGGTCATCAGCTCGCACTGATCATCGGCGGCAGCGACTCCCGCTACCTCCGAGCGCCCGCAGGCACGCCCGCCCTCACGGTCGGCCTGCGCGGCACCAGCATCGACGTGCCGCTGGTGGACGGTCAGATCAGCTTCGGGCCGGTCCGTGAAGAGCCGCCGACGGTGCGTGAACACCGCGTTCCCGAGGAGCCGACGATCCTGGTGGGCGGCGACCAGGTGCGGGGCTGA
- a CDS encoding ABC transporter ATP-binding protein, which produces MKVQLENITLAYGGAVAIDDLDITVEDGESLVLLGKSGCGKTSTMRCVAGLETPTRGRITIGDTVVFDAERGVAVPPNRRNVGMVFQSYAVWPHRTIFQNVAFPLRQQKLPKDEIRQRVAETLEIVGLAEFADRGASLLSGGQMQRVALARSLVMRPSVLLLDEPLSNLDARLRDRLRLELREIQQRLNLTCVYVTHDQSEALALADRIALMQGGRIVQIDRPERIYENPCSASVADFLGVSNVFSCVPRGTAEGGSLFGLTGHDVEVLAQDVPGDLDAPKACIRPEDIRLSGDPLRDGNDWLGRVEVVAYQGASVRYRVALKGGPELDAVVGKGTAPLLEVGAQVWASAAPSAVQVLPSEVRT; this is translated from the coding sequence ATGAAGGTTCAGTTGGAGAACATCACGCTCGCCTACGGGGGAGCCGTCGCCATCGACGACCTCGACATCACCGTCGAGGACGGCGAGTCGCTGGTCCTGCTCGGCAAGTCTGGCTGCGGCAAGACCTCGACCATGCGGTGCGTGGCGGGACTGGAGACCCCGACGCGGGGGCGGATCACGATCGGCGACACGGTGGTCTTCGACGCCGAGCGCGGCGTGGCGGTCCCGCCGAATCGACGCAACGTCGGCATGGTCTTCCAGTCCTACGCGGTCTGGCCGCATCGGACGATCTTCCAGAACGTCGCGTTCCCGCTCCGGCAGCAGAAGCTGCCCAAGGACGAGATCCGGCAACGGGTCGCCGAGACGTTGGAGATCGTCGGCCTCGCCGAGTTCGCCGATCGCGGCGCCAGCCTGCTCAGCGGTGGGCAGATGCAGCGGGTGGCGCTGGCCAGGAGCCTGGTGATGCGCCCGAGCGTGCTGCTCCTCGACGAACCGCTGTCCAACCTCGATGCCCGCCTCCGGGACCGGCTGCGGCTGGAGCTGCGCGAGATTCAGCAGCGACTCAACCTGACCTGCGTCTACGTCACCCACGACCAGTCCGAGGCGCTGGCACTGGCCGACCGGATCGCCCTGATGCAGGGCGGGCGGATCGTGCAGATCGACCGACCGGAGCGGATCTACGAGAATCCCTGCTCCGCCTCGGTCGCGGACTTCCTCGGGGTGTCCAACGTCTTTTCCTGCGTCCCGCGCGGCACCGCCGAGGGCGGCAGCCTGTTCGGGCTGACCGGCCATGACGTGGAGGTGCTGGCCCAGGACGTGCCCGGGGACCTCGACGCACCCAAGGCATGCATCCGGCCGGAGGACATCCGGTTGAGCGGTGATCCACTGCGCGACGGCAACGACTGGCTCGGCCGGGTCGAGGTGGTCGCCTACCAGGGGGCTTCGGTGCGGTACCGCGTGGCGCTCAAGGGCGGGCCGGAACTCGACGCCGTCGTCGGCAAGGGCACCGCCCCGTTGCTGGAGGTCGGTGCCCAGGTGTGGGCCTCCGCCGCCCCGTCCGCCGTCCAGGTGCTGCCCTCGGAGGTGCGGACGTGA
- a CDS encoding acyl-CoA carboxylase subunit epsilon, whose amino-acid sequence MTDQQEQPRERPMLRVVRGEPDDVELAALTAVLAAVDTPVREPPKPTRSGWADRAALLRRPLSPGEGAWRRSAF is encoded by the coding sequence ATGACGGATCAGCAGGAGCAGCCGAGGGAGCGTCCGATGCTCCGCGTCGTGCGGGGCGAGCCCGACGACGTGGAGTTGGCCGCGTTGACGGCAGTGCTCGCGGCCGTCGACACTCCGGTCCGTGAGCCGCCGAAGCCGACCCGCTCCGGCTGGGCGGATCGCGCCGCGCTGCTGCGTCGGCCACTGTCGCCGGGCGAGGGGGCCTGGCGTCGCTCCGCCTTCTGA